A part of Neovison vison isolate M4711 chromosome 6, ASM_NN_V1, whole genome shotgun sequence genomic DNA contains:
- the GHRL gene encoding appetite-regulating hormone — translation MPSLGTLCSLLLFSVLWMDLALAGSSFLSPEHQKVQQRKESKKPPAKLQPRALEGSLRPEDTNEVEGAEDELEIRFDTPFDVGIKLSGAQYHQHGQALGKFLQDILWEEANEALEDK, via the exons ATGCCCTCCCTGGGGACCCTTTGCAGCCTGCTGCTCTTCAGCGTGCTCTGGATGGACTTGGCCTTGGCGGGCTCCAGCTTTCTGAGCCCTGAACACCAGAAAGTCCAG CAGAGAAAGGAGTCCAAGAAGCCGCCAGCCAAACTGCAGCCTCGAGCTCTCGAAGGCTCACTCCGCCCAGAAGATACAAAtgaagtggaaggggcagaggatgagCTGGAAATCCGG TTCGACACTCCTTTTGATGTCGGAATCAAGCTCTCTGGGGCTCAGTATCACCAGCATGGCCAGGCGCTGGGGAAGTTTCTTCAAGACATCCTCTGGGAAGAGGCCAACG AGGCCCTGGAAGATAAGTGA